Proteins from one Pelotomaculum isophthalicicum JI genomic window:
- a CDS encoding NAD(+)/NADH kinase, producing MNTIGLVINLNKRGVVSLVENIVNWLEDRGCTVLIAQETAASIGFARLGVTEKHLIEQAECVIVLGGDGTLLRTTRELAESGKPITGINLGHLGFLTEIDIPEVIPALEKLLAGQYYIEERMMLEALVYRENKIVERALGLNDAVITNGAFARLIHLETYVNNEYVNTYPSDGLIIASPTGSTAYSLSAGGPLVTPDLNLMLITPICPHTLWARPLVVAPESTVKVVILSGREEVMLTMDGQLGFKLLQSDQVMIRQASQKARFLRLKGRGFFELLGKKLREEGDRSGD from the coding sequence TTGAACACAATCGGGCTTGTGATAAATTTAAATAAAAGAGGAGTTGTCAGCCTGGTTGAGAATATTGTCAATTGGCTTGAGGACAGGGGTTGTACAGTATTAATTGCTCAAGAAACTGCCGCTTCCATAGGCTTTGCCAGATTAGGCGTGACGGAGAAACACCTGATTGAGCAAGCTGAATGCGTGATCGTGCTTGGGGGCGACGGTACGCTGCTCAGGACGACCCGCGAATTAGCGGAGTCAGGTAAGCCTATTACCGGCATAAACCTGGGACACCTGGGCTTTCTGACAGAAATAGATATTCCGGAGGTTATCCCTGCCCTGGAAAAATTGCTTGCGGGGCAGTATTACATAGAAGAGCGAATGATGCTTGAAGCGTTGGTATATCGGGAAAATAAGATAGTTGAGCGTGCACTCGGGCTAAATGATGCCGTGATTACAAATGGAGCTTTTGCCAGGCTAATTCACCTGGAAACTTATGTTAATAATGAGTATGTCAACACTTATCCTTCAGATGGCTTGATCATAGCCAGTCCAACCGGTTCCACAGCTTACTCCCTCTCTGCCGGGGGGCCCCTGGTTACTCCTGATTTGAATCTGATGCTGATCACTCCGATTTGCCCGCACACCCTCTGGGCGCGGCCGCTGGTTGTCGCGCCTGAAAGCACGGTTAAAGTAGTGATCCTGTCCGGCCGGGAGGAAGTCATGCTAACCATGGACGGTCAACTGGGCTTTAAGCTGCTTCAGTCTGATCAAGTGATGATCAGGCAAGCTTCTCAAAAGGCCCGGTTCCTGAGACTTAAGGGGAGAGGCTTTTTTGAATTACTGGGGAAGAAACTAAGAGAAGAAGGAGACCGCTCCGGTGATTAA
- a CDS encoding TlyA family RNA methyltransferase, whose amino-acid sequence MSPIKQRLDVRLVEGGFFPSREKARAAIMAGLVFVDNELVDKPGRTIKQEAEIVVRGEVTPYVSRGGLKLEKAIKAFSLDLTGKVVLDVGASTGGFTDCALKHGARLVYAVDVGYGQLAWSLRNDPRVIVLERTNIRYLAKDILTETPDFTTIDVSFISLAKVLPKVKELIIPEAAGVALIKPQFEAGREKIGKRGVVRDPQVQIEVIQNIAMLVVTLGWSVIGLDFSPVTGPEGNIEYLIYFKKTEKQESEIKDCKVIVERAHAELY is encoded by the coding sequence TTGTCCCCGATAAAGCAAAGGTTGGATGTCAGGTTAGTAGAGGGCGGTTTTTTCCCCAGCCGTGAGAAAGCCCGCGCAGCAATCATGGCCGGCCTTGTCTTTGTAGATAACGAACTGGTGGACAAACCCGGCCGGACAATAAAACAGGAAGCTGAAATTGTGGTGCGCGGTGAAGTGACTCCTTATGTTAGCCGCGGCGGGCTTAAACTGGAAAAGGCAATAAAAGCTTTTAGCCTTGATTTGACCGGGAAAGTGGTTCTTGACGTCGGCGCCTCCACGGGCGGTTTTACCGACTGTGCCCTAAAGCATGGAGCCAGACTGGTTTATGCTGTGGATGTCGGCTACGGGCAGCTTGCCTGGTCGTTGAGGAATGATCCGCGAGTGATTGTCCTTGAACGAACCAATATTCGCTACCTTGCAAAAGATATCCTAACTGAGACGCCGGATTTTACAACTATTGATGTTTCATTTATCTCACTTGCTAAAGTGCTGCCGAAAGTTAAAGAATTGATTATCCCGGAAGCAGCCGGTGTAGCGTTAATTAAGCCACAGTTTGAGGCCGGCCGTGAAAAAATCGGTAAAAGAGGGGTTGTCCGCGATCCTCAGGTTCAAATTGAAGTAATTCAAAATATCGCAATGCTTGTCGTAACCTTGGGTTGGTCAGTAATCGGCCTTGATTTTTCACCCGTTACCGGACCGGAAGGAAATATTGAATATTTGATCTACTTTAAAAAAACTGAGAAACAGGAATCAGAAATAAAAGACTGTAAGGTTATAGTTGAACGTGCGCATGCTGAATTGTATTGA
- the dxs gene encoding 1-deoxy-D-xylulose-5-phosphate synthase, which translates to MSRLLRQVHAPYVIRSLNFAQLQELAGEIRQEIINTVAKNGGHLSPSLGVVELTLALHYVFNSPVDKIIWDVGHQSYTHKLLTGRYNEFDTLRQIGGISGFPRPTESAHDVFGTGHSSTSISAALGMAVARDLKGDNYSVIAVIGDGAMTGGMAYEALNHAGHMQKDLIVVLNDNEMSIAQNVGAMSGYLNRLRTDPMYSKGKEEIEQILRKLPAGPKLLRLIDKLKDSLKYLVVPGMIFEELGFFYLGPIDGHDIKAVTNVLQRARTIKGPVLVHILTKKGKGYKPAENNPDKFHGVGPFDVASGEIKKSISIPSYTEVFGRTMVKLAGRERNVLAITAAMPGGTGLTKFARLFPERFFDVGIAEQHGVTLAAGLAAGGYHPVVAIYSTFLQRAFDQILHDICLQNLPVTFAIDRAGIVGEDGPTHHGLFDFSYLGTIPNMIIMAPGNENELQHMIATAVNHHGPAAVRYPRGAGIGCKMDKELKLLPIGKAQVLREGADLTLLAVGSMVSRAENAAGILSGMGIEATVINARFIKPLDEEIILKYAAITGKVFTIEEHVLKNGFGSAVLELLSAKGKKDVLVHRFGIPDCFIEHGSHALLMEKYGLNVEHIVDVVAGKCVPRKVPNKLKVVLD; encoded by the coding sequence GTGAGTAGACTTTTAAGACAAGTTCATGCGCCGTATGTAATTCGCTCGCTAAATTTTGCCCAACTTCAGGAATTAGCCGGAGAGATACGTCAGGAAATTATTAATACCGTGGCTAAGAACGGGGGGCACCTTTCACCCAGTTTGGGAGTCGTCGAATTAACGCTGGCTCTTCACTATGTGTTTAACTCACCCGTAGATAAGATTATTTGGGATGTGGGGCATCAAAGCTACACTCACAAACTGCTTACGGGACGCTATAATGAATTTGATACTTTGCGTCAAATCGGAGGCATCAGCGGATTCCCCCGGCCTACTGAAAGCGCGCACGACGTGTTTGGTACGGGGCACAGCAGCACGTCTATTTCCGCCGCCCTCGGTATGGCGGTGGCGCGGGATTTAAAAGGAGATAATTATTCTGTAATCGCGGTAATCGGCGACGGCGCCATGACCGGCGGAATGGCCTATGAGGCGCTTAACCATGCCGGCCATATGCAAAAAGACTTGATCGTGGTTTTAAATGACAATGAAATGTCAATTGCCCAGAATGTTGGGGCTATGTCCGGTTATTTAAACCGCTTGCGCACTGATCCGATGTATTCAAAGGGCAAGGAGGAAATAGAGCAAATCTTGCGCAAGTTACCGGCGGGCCCCAAACTATTACGTTTAATTGATAAATTAAAAGACAGCTTAAAATATCTTGTGGTGCCTGGAATGATTTTTGAGGAATTGGGTTTTTTTTACCTGGGGCCAATAGACGGCCACGATATAAAGGCAGTCACTAATGTTCTGCAACGGGCCAGGACTATTAAAGGGCCGGTGCTGGTTCATATTTTAACAAAGAAAGGCAAGGGCTACAAACCGGCTGAAAACAACCCGGACAAGTTTCACGGAGTCGGTCCGTTTGACGTTGCCAGTGGAGAGATTAAGAAGAGTATCAGCATTCCTTCATACACTGAAGTGTTTGGCAGAACTATGGTGAAGCTTGCCGGCAGGGAGCGGAACGTCCTTGCGATCACTGCCGCTATGCCGGGCGGCACGGGTTTGACAAAATTCGCGCGACTTTTTCCGGAACGTTTTTTTGATGTGGGTATTGCTGAACAGCATGGGGTTACTTTGGCCGCCGGACTTGCCGCCGGGGGTTATCACCCCGTTGTGGCAATATATTCAACCTTCCTCCAACGCGCTTTTGATCAGATCTTGCATGATATTTGTCTCCAAAACCTGCCGGTTACTTTTGCTATTGACCGGGCTGGCATTGTTGGGGAGGATGGCCCTACTCATCATGGCCTTTTTGACTTTTCTTATCTCGGAACAATTCCCAATATGATTATCATGGCGCCGGGAAATGAAAATGAGCTGCAGCATATGATTGCCACAGCGGTGAACCACCATGGGCCGGCGGCTGTACGCTACCCGCGGGGTGCTGGAATAGGCTGCAAAATGGACAAGGAATTAAAATTACTGCCTATCGGTAAGGCCCAAGTGCTAAGAGAAGGGGCGGACCTCACTTTGCTTGCGGTGGGGAGTATGGTGAGCAGGGCTGAAAATGCGGCCGGGATTCTGTCCGGAATGGGTATTGAAGCTACTGTAATCAACGCCCGTTTTATTAAACCTCTTGATGAGGAAATAATCCTTAAATATGCCGCAATTACAGGAAAGGTTTTTACAATTGAGGAACACGTATTAAAAAATGGTTTTGGAAGCGCTGTTTTAGAATTATTGTCAGCTAAAGGGAAAAAAGATGTCTTGGTACACCGTTTCGGCATTCCCGACTGCTTTATTGAACATGGCAGCCATGCATTGTTAATGGAAAAGTATGGCCTTAATGTGGAACATATAGTCGATGTTGTCGCTGGTAAATGTGTGCCAAGGAAAGTACCTAATAAGCTAAAGGTGGTTCTCGATTAA
- a CDS encoding polyprenyl synthetase family protein yields the protein MSFKETFDKLSSIVDEALERYLPPADAYPALIHQAMRYSVTGGKRLRPVLVMKAAETVGSKAEDVLPAACALEMIHAYSLIHDDLPAMDNDDYRRGKPANHKVYGDAVAILAGDALLTLAFSTLAGIRGSNPDAVVKIIGEIALAAGTFGMIGGQVVDTFSAGEDINENTLEYIHSRKTGALYRAAVRTGAILAGAGDEKINKLTSYADNFGLAFQIIDDILDIEGDAAKIGKPLGSDVKNKKATYPSLFGLEEARRKARQAADRALSALSCFGNEAEFLRMLVQYIIDRDH from the coding sequence TTGAGTTTTAAAGAAACGTTTGACAAACTGAGTTCAATTGTAGATGAGGCGCTTGAGCGTTACCTGCCGCCAGCCGACGCCTACCCGGCGCTGATTCACCAGGCGATGCGTTATAGCGTCACGGGCGGCAAACGGCTCAGGCCTGTTCTGGTAATGAAGGCTGCCGAAACAGTGGGGAGCAAAGCTGAGGATGTATTGCCGGCGGCCTGCGCTCTGGAAATGATTCATGCTTATTCGCTGATTCATGATGACTTGCCTGCTATGGATAACGATGATTATCGCAGAGGCAAGCCGGCAAACCACAAAGTATACGGGGACGCTGTGGCGATTTTAGCGGGTGACGCCCTTTTGACGCTGGCATTTTCCACGCTGGCCGGCATACGCGGCAGCAATCCGGACGCTGTAGTAAAAATTATTGGTGAAATCGCTCTTGCGGCGGGGACGTTTGGTATGATTGGCGGCCAGGTTGTCGATACGTTTTCCGCGGGAGAGGATATCAATGAGAACACGCTTGAATATATTCATAGTCGCAAAACAGGCGCTCTTTATCGTGCCGCGGTTCGTACGGGAGCGATCCTGGCCGGCGCGGGTGATGAAAAAATAAATAAACTAACAAGCTATGCTGATAATTTCGGGCTTGCTTTTCAAATAATTGATGATATTCTCGATATTGAAGGTGACGCGGCAAAAATTGGCAAACCGCTTGGAAGCGATGTTAAGAATAAAAAAGCGACATATCCCTCGCTTTTCGGCCTGGAGGAAGCGAGAAGAAAAGCGCGGCAAGCGGCGGACAGGGCGTTGTCCGCATTGAGCTGTTTCGGAAATGAAGCGGAATTTTTGAGAATGCTGGTTCAATATATTATTGACCGGGATCATTGA
- the xseB gene encoding exodeoxyribonuclease VII small subunit: MVAKNTVEGKKISFEEAIARLETLVRELEDSRLPLEKALEMFTEGIGLTRICNEYLASAEQRIAVLTADERDEISLKEINELPLAAGGQKVEF, from the coding sequence ATGGTTGCTAAAAACACCGTCGAAGGCAAAAAGATATCATTTGAAGAAGCCATAGCGCGTTTGGAAACACTGGTGCGGGAGTTGGAAGACAGCAGGCTGCCGCTGGAAAAAGCGCTGGAAATGTTTACTGAGGGAATCGGGCTTACCCGCATCTGTAATGAGTATCTGGCATCAGCCGAGCAGCGCATTGCCGTGCTGACCGCTGATGAAAGAGATGAAATAAGCCTGAAAGAAATTAATGAGTTGCCCTTGGCGGCAGGGGGACAAAAAGTTGAGTTTTAA
- a CDS encoding cyclodeaminase/cyclohydrolase family protein produces MSALFNKTLREVIELSASASPTPGGGSVSAIVACFGLAMTAMVCNLTIGKKKYRDVEPQVKEILGTASDLMKRMEELADKDMAEFNNYMTAFRMPKESDAEKRIRDEAMQKALIGATETPLKIARVCLEALRITVRLSGMGNKTAISDAGVAAVVFDAALNGVLLSAEINIPAIEDQDYVKKIINEIKTITAEARRLKDESMAAVRARIKES; encoded by the coding sequence GTGAGCGCTTTATTTAATAAAACCTTGCGGGAAGTAATAGAGCTTTCCGCTTCCGCTTCCCCCACGCCGGGCGGCGGCAGTGTTTCCGCCATAGTGGCGTGTTTCGGTCTGGCTATGACCGCTATGGTCTGTAATCTGACCATAGGGAAAAAAAAGTACCGGGATGTCGAGCCGCAGGTCAAAGAAATACTTGGTACTGCCAGCGATTTGATGAAAAGGATGGAAGAGTTGGCTGACAAGGACATGGCTGAGTTTAATAACTACATGACGGCATTCCGGATGCCTAAAGAAAGCGACGCTGAAAAAAGAATACGTGATGAAGCTATGCAAAAAGCTTTAATAGGAGCTACAGAAACGCCGTTAAAAATTGCCCGTGTCTGTTTGGAAGCGTTGCGTATTACCGTGCGACTCTCCGGTATGGGCAACAAAACAGCCATAAGCGACGCCGGGGTAGCCGCCGTTGTATTTGACGCCGCCCTTAACGGCGTGCTTCTAAGCGCCGAGATAAACATCCCGGCGATCGAAGATCAGGATTATGTAAAAAAGATTATTAATGAAATAAAGACAATTACCGCCGAAGCCAGGCGGTTAAAGGATGAGTCCATGGCTGCGGTACGGGCGCGGATTAAGGAGTCTTAA
- a CDS encoding bifunctional 5,10-methylenetetrahydrofolate dehydrogenase/5,10-methenyltetrahydrofolate cyclohydrolase: MAMIIDGKKIAGLIKEEIKKEVGQLREKGIVPKLAVILAGDDPASVIYARSKKKACINTGIDYELFNLPGGVPENELLDLINKLNKDADVHGIMVELPLPGGINKKRVLAAISPLKDVDGAHPVNRGNLLGDGDGLFSVTPQSCIEIMSHSGIEIEGKHAVLVGRGETVGKPLILMLLKQNATVTVCHTKTGDLGRYTRQADILIAAVGKANMITADLIRPGAVVIDAGINETAAGICGDVDFAQAQKVAGAISPVPGGVGSLTTVLLQRNLLKAIKLQKK; encoded by the coding sequence ATGGCAATGATCATTGACGGCAAAAAAATCGCCGGATTAATTAAAGAAGAAATAAAAAAGGAAGTCGGACAACTGCGTGAGAAGGGTATTGTCCCTAAGCTTGCCGTTATCCTGGCCGGCGATGACCCGGCTTCAGTAATTTATGCCCGTTCCAAAAAAAAAGCCTGCATTAATACGGGCATCGACTACGAACTCTTCAACTTGCCGGGTGGAGTTCCTGAAAATGAACTTTTGGACCTAATTAATAAGTTGAACAAAGATGCTGATGTACATGGAATTATGGTTGAATTGCCTTTACCTGGGGGAATAAATAAAAAAAGAGTATTGGCGGCAATATCACCGCTTAAAGACGTCGACGGAGCGCATCCGGTCAACCGGGGTAATCTGCTTGGTGACGGCGACGGTCTTTTTTCGGTAACACCGCAAAGCTGTATTGAAATTATGTCGCATAGCGGAATAGAGATAGAAGGTAAACACGCCGTCCTGGTCGGCCGTGGTGAAACAGTGGGCAAGCCTCTGATCTTGATGCTCCTGAAACAAAACGCCACAGTGACGGTATGCCACACCAAAACCGGCGACCTTGGCCGGTACACCAGACAGGCGGACATACTGATCGCCGCCGTGGGCAAGGCCAACATGATTACGGCTGACTTGATCAGACCCGGCGCGGTAGTAATTGATGCCGGTATTAATGAGACGGCGGCGGGGATTTGCGGGGATGTCGACTTTGCGCAGGCGCAAAAAGTTGCCGGCGCGATTTCGCCCGTACCGGGCGGTGTCGGCAGCCTTACCACCGTTCTGCTCCAGAGAAACCTGTTGAAAGCAATCAAACTTCAGAAGAAATAA
- the xseA gene encoding exodeoxyribonuclease VII large subunit, whose product MRVLGVQELTRYVKTIFENDCLLADIWVKGEISNFKPASSGHYYFTLKDESSSLKVVMFRSRSRSVTFRPENGMSVLVRGYISVYERDGVYQLYADEMEPDGTGALYLAFEQLKNKLQREGLFDRKHKKNLPLLPRRIGIVTSLTGAAVRDMVEIIRRRWAGLEVILAPVLVQGESAPLAVARGIQLLNKLGGVELIIVGRGGGSIEDLWAFNTEIVARSIFLSKVPVISAVGHETDVTISDFVADARAATPSAAAEMAVPDKKEMDRYVQTIVSKLKHAAERKVNEGRQRLDYCLAGRTFARPVETFCGARQQSVDFLIHRLTQSINNAIGTEGEHLAALAARLNTLSPLATLARGYSICTTPDGERVISDINEVNTGDKLVVRLQKGSLQCMVEDKRLQ is encoded by the coding sequence GTGCGGGTTCTAGGTGTTCAGGAGTTGACCAGGTACGTTAAAACAATATTCGAAAATGATTGCCTGTTGGCTGATATCTGGGTAAAGGGGGAAATATCCAACTTTAAACCCGCCTCGTCCGGGCACTATTACTTCACTTTGAAAGATGAATCAAGCAGCTTGAAAGTGGTTATGTTCCGTTCCCGTAGCCGCAGCGTGACTTTCCGGCCGGAGAACGGCATGTCCGTGCTGGTGCGCGGCTACATTTCAGTTTATGAAAGGGACGGCGTATACCAGCTTTATGCTGATGAGATGGAGCCGGACGGAACCGGCGCGTTGTATCTGGCGTTTGAACAGCTGAAAAACAAGCTGCAACGGGAAGGGCTATTCGACCGGAAACATAAAAAAAACTTGCCGCTGCTGCCCCGCCGGATCGGTATTGTTACTTCGCTGACCGGGGCGGCGGTACGCGATATGGTGGAAATAATCCGGCGCCGCTGGGCCGGCCTGGAGGTTATTCTGGCGCCGGTTCTGGTGCAGGGCGAAAGCGCGCCTCTCGCGGTGGCGCGGGGGATCCAGTTGTTAAACAAACTTGGTGGGGTTGAACTGATAATCGTCGGCCGGGGTGGCGGGTCTATTGAGGATTTGTGGGCTTTCAACACGGAAATTGTCGCCCGCTCCATATTTCTCTCTAAGGTTCCCGTTATTTCAGCGGTGGGGCATGAAACAGATGTTACCATATCCGACTTTGTGGCTGACGCCCGCGCCGCTACTCCTTCAGCCGCCGCTGAAATGGCTGTTCCCGATAAAAAGGAAATGGATCGCTATGTCCAGACAATTGTAAGCAAGCTAAAACACGCAGCAGAACGAAAAGTTAATGAAGGCAGACAAAGGCTGGATTATTGTCTGGCTGGCAGGACTTTTGCCCGGCCGGTGGAAACTTTTTGCGGCGCCAGGCAGCAATCAGTTGATTTCCTCATCCACCGACTAACCCAGAGTATAAATAATGCTATAGGAACTGAAGGCGAGCACCTCGCAGCGCTCGCCGCCCGGCTTAACACTTTGAGCCCGCTGGCCACCTTGGCCAGGGGATACAGTATTTGCACAACACCAGATGGTGAGCGCGTCATTAGTGACATAAATGAGGTGAATACCGGCGACAAACTGGTTGTGCGCTTGCAAAAAGGGTCGCTGCAGTGTATGGTTGAAGATAAAAGGTTACAATAA
- the gltA gene encoding NADPH-dependent glutamate synthase: MADEKTGNKTIVPNKHPMPAQDAVVRAKNFNEVALGYNEETVVAEARRCLQCKKEPCRQGCPVEVDIPAFIKLAAERDFAGAIMKLKEKNALPAVCGRVCPQENQCEKYCTVGKKNEPVGIGRIERFCADWELANGVLPQKVAPPTGKKVAIVGSGPSGLTCAADLAKQGHAVTIFEALHVAGGVLMYGIPEFRLPKAVVQAEVQNLKKLGVDIQVNAVVGKFATVDELMEEGGFDAVFLGTGAGLPYFMNIPGENACGVYSANEFLTRTNLMKAYLFPGNDTPIRVGKKVAVLGGGNVAMDAARTALRLGAEESWIVYRRSKNELPARHEEAEHAEEEGVKFAFLTSPTKIIYDDNYWVTGMECLRYELGEPDASGRRSPVPVKGSEFIIDVETVVVAIGQGPNPLVPKTTKGLDCNKKGNIVANLETGATSKPGVYAGGDVVTGAATVILAMGAGRAAARSIHAYLSEK, from the coding sequence ATGGCTGATGAGAAAACCGGTAATAAAACTATTGTTCCTAATAAACACCCAATGCCAGCTCAGGACGCGGTCGTACGGGCAAAAAATTTTAACGAAGTGGCACTGGGCTATAATGAGGAAACCGTAGTTGCCGAGGCTCGGCGGTGTCTTCAGTGCAAGAAGGAGCCTTGCCGGCAGGGCTGTCCGGTGGAAGTTGACATCCCTGCTTTTATCAAGCTGGCTGCCGAGCGGGATTTTGCTGGCGCGATCATGAAATTAAAAGAAAAAAACGCCCTGCCTGCTGTTTGTGGACGGGTTTGCCCTCAGGAAAACCAGTGTGAAAAATACTGTACCGTAGGAAAGAAAAACGAACCGGTTGGTATTGGACGGATTGAGCGTTTTTGCGCTGATTGGGAACTTGCTAACGGTGTGCTGCCGCAAAAAGTAGCCCCACCGACCGGCAAGAAAGTGGCGATTGTCGGTTCTGGCCCGTCGGGGCTGACCTGCGCCGCCGATCTGGCGAAACAGGGCCATGCCGTCACTATCTTTGAGGCGTTGCATGTGGCGGGTGGCGTACTGATGTACGGTATCCCTGAGTTCCGTCTTCCTAAAGCGGTTGTCCAGGCCGAAGTACAGAATCTCAAGAAGCTTGGCGTTGACATCCAGGTCAATGCTGTTGTAGGTAAATTCGCTACGGTGGATGAACTTATGGAGGAAGGCGGTTTTGACGCTGTCTTTTTAGGAACGGGCGCCGGCTTGCCTTACTTTATGAATATCCCGGGAGAAAACGCTTGCGGTGTATACTCGGCTAACGAGTTTCTTACGCGTACCAACTTGATGAAAGCATATCTCTTCCCTGGTAATGATACACCGATCCGCGTAGGTAAAAAAGTTGCCGTGCTGGGCGGTGGCAACGTGGCTATGGACGCCGCCCGTACAGCGTTGCGCTTAGGCGCCGAAGAATCCTGGATCGTTTACCGCCGGTCTAAAAATGAGCTCCCGGCGCGGCACGAGGAAGCAGAACACGCTGAAGAAGAAGGCGTCAAATTTGCTTTTTTGACCAGCCCTACTAAAATTATCTATGACGATAATTACTGGGTGACCGGTATGGAGTGCCTGCGTTATGAGCTGGGTGAACCCGATGCTTCAGGCCGCCGCAGCCCAGTTCCTGTCAAGGGGTCGGAATTTATTATTGACGTCGAAACAGTGGTAGTGGCAATCGGGCAGGGGCCAAACCCGCTGGTGCCGAAGACCACCAAAGGACTCGATTGCAATAAAAAAGGCAATATCGTTGCCAATCTGGAAACTGGAGCTACTTCCAAACCTGGTGTTTATGCCGGTGGCGACGTGGTTACCGGTGCGGCTACCGTCATTCTGGCTATGGGTGCGGGGCGCGCCGCTGCAAGATCAATTCACGCGTATTTATCTGAAAAATAG
- a CDS encoding sulfide/dihydroorotate dehydrogenase-like FAD/NAD-binding protein, translating to MYKILKREVLAPTLFLFDIEAPLVARKAKPGQFIILRIHDEGERIPLTIADFDREKGTITCVFQEVGKTTMELATLNEGDSVRDFVGPLGEPSHIEKLGKIVCVGGGVGVAPVHPIARALKEAGNEVIGIIGARTKELLFWEDKMRNACTELRVTTDDGSYVRQGFVTDVLKEVVEEKGDIALCVAIGPLPMMRAVCNMTKEYNIKTIVSLNSIMVDGTGMCGCCRVTVGGQTKFACVDGPEFDGHAVDFAEMARRSVIYKSQEQAAVERFNHTCSCGCGGGK from the coding sequence ATGTACAAGATTTTGAAGAGAGAGGTTCTGGCGCCAACATTATTCTTATTTGACATCGAAGCGCCGCTGGTTGCCAGAAAAGCAAAACCGGGCCAGTTTATTATCCTTCGCATACATGACGAAGGCGAACGGATACCTCTAACTATCGCCGATTTTGACCGGGAAAAGGGTACTATTACCTGTGTATTCCAGGAAGTGGGCAAGACCACTATGGAACTCGCAACGCTTAATGAGGGAGATAGTGTAAGGGATTTTGTCGGTCCGCTCGGTGAGCCTTCCCACATTGAGAAATTAGGAAAAATCGTCTGTGTTGGTGGAGGAGTGGGTGTAGCACCGGTTCACCCTATTGCCAGGGCATTAAAAGAAGCGGGAAATGAGGTAATTGGTATTATCGGGGCGAGAACCAAGGAACTCCTCTTTTGGGAGGATAAAATGCGCAATGCCTGTACAGAGTTGCGGGTGACCACTGATGACGGTTCTTACGTGAGACAAGGTTTTGTCACCGATGTGTTAAAAGAAGTCGTTGAAGAAAAAGGCGATATAGCACTCTGTGTGGCTATCGGGCCGTTGCCGATGATGCGGGCCGTGTGCAACATGACCAAAGAGTATAATATTAAGACCATTGTCAGCCTGAACTCGATTATGGTGGACGGTACAGGGATGTGCGGCTGTTGCCGTGTGACAGTTGGCGGTCAGACCAAATTTGCCTGTGTCGACGGGCCGGAATTTGACGGTCATGCAGTCGACTTTGCCGAAATGGCACGCCGATCGGTTATATATAAATCTCAGGAACAAGCTGCTGTGGAAAGATTTAATCATACCTGCAGCTGCGGTTGTGGGGGTGGCAAATAA
- the nusB gene encoding transcription antitermination factor NusB, giving the protein MSRRQARERALQVLFQVDLGNVEPDEAFSKMDGSLGKLKKNEEFAQQLVSGTLANLMSIDRVIEGISKDWNIKRMANVDRNIMRLALFEILYCKDIPNNVSVNEAIELGKIFGSEESAKFINGILGRVVEKPEIYQENIEL; this is encoded by the coding sequence ATGAGCAGGAGACAGGCCAGAGAAAGGGCTCTTCAGGTCCTGTTCCAAGTTGATCTGGGTAACGTTGAGCCGGACGAGGCTTTTAGCAAAATGGACGGGAGTTTGGGCAAGTTAAAAAAGAATGAAGAATTCGCGCAGCAGCTTGTCAGCGGAACCTTGGCCAACTTGATGTCCATCGACCGGGTTATCGAAGGGATAAGCAAAGACTGGAACATTAAGAGGATGGCGAATGTCGATAGAAATATAATGCGCTTGGCGCTTTTTGAGATACTGTACTGTAAGGATATACCAAACAACGTTTCTGTAAATGAAGCTATAGAATTAGGTAAGATATTCGGAAGCGAGGAATCGGCGAAGTTTATCAACGGCATCCTTGGGCGCGTTGTGGAAAAACCGGAAATATACCAAGAAAATATTGAGCTTTAG
- a CDS encoding DUF2273 domain-containing protein — protein sequence MPEKRGIDLSIIQEILDKHLGKAAGVLLGLIFGWFAIKYGFFKALFVAACVVAGYYLGKRLDEKIDFREFILKIFGER from the coding sequence TTGCCGGAGAAAAGAGGGATCGATTTGAGCATAATTCAGGAGATATTGGACAAGCACCTGGGTAAGGCAGCAGGTGTTTTATTGGGTCTGATTTTTGGCTGGTTTGCTATCAAGTACGGCTTTTTTAAAGCGTTGTTTGTTGCGGCATGCGTTGTTGCGGGCTACTATCTGGGTAAGCGTCTTGATGAAAAAATTGATTTCCGGGAATTCATTTTAAAAATTTTTGGTGAGCGGTAG